A segment of the Ochotona princeps isolate mOchPri1 chromosome 16, mOchPri1.hap1, whole genome shotgun sequence genome:
ccaggatatgaactgacccccatatggggtcccggcgcatgcaaggcaaggacttcagctactaagcTACTCTGCTAGGCCCTGACCATTTGCTTCTGTTAGGATATACCTCAAAGGGAGATATTGTTTTTGCATATTTgtgttttctatatatatatatttacaatattcatgtttatttaaaCAATTATGGAGGAGGTGTAAGTATTTCTGCCAGTGATTATGATGCTAGTAAGTGCCTGGGTCCTGGGTAAGCACTGTGGCTTGAATTGCTGCATGGAATTCCCACATCCCATAAGAGTTCCTGGGATATTGTCCCACCCCactcccaaatccagcttcctgctaatatacctaggAGGCCACAGATGATGGTGCAAAAACTTGGACTGCTGCTACTCAGGTGAGAGGTAGAGgttgagttctgactcctgaatttggcctggctGAGGCCTGGCTATCGTagacatttcaggagtgaattagcagatggaagatcactatgCCTTTGTCTTTGTTACTCTTTCAAACTGTGCGTCTGTGGATCTACCCATGTACTAATCTACCTTGAAAAAAATTGTCCCATTTGTGAGTGTTTGGTTTTActacccagctctgctcctgaccccagcGTGCTActcacacagaccctgggaggcaacagtgagggCTCagataactgggttcctgccaactaggtggtgtgggagacctggagtaagggTCTAGCTCCCAGTTTTGTCTGTTAGCCTGTGtccgttgtgggcatttgaggagtgaaccaactgtAGGAATGCTCTCTCTCTATACacattaaataatatatataatctgtctcataagtaaataagtaactgTTTTAAAAGGTAAGTaaaagagcctggcacagtagcctactggttaaataCTGCCTTGCATCATGCCGATATTCCATATagacactagttcatgtcctagatgctccacttcccatccagctccctgctggcctgggaaagcagtcaaggacggcccaaagccttgggaccctgcacctgcgtgggaggcttggaagaagctccttgcttctggcttctggatttggtttggcttagctccagctattgcggccgcttggggagtgaataagcaaatggaagatctttttgtatctccttctctctgtagatctgcctttccaattaaaaaaagaaaaaaactttaaaaaataaaaagaaatacattaaaaaaaatgtaagagaaaaCGCCAGGATGGCCTTCTTAAGAAGCTGTCCTGGTCTGACTGCCCCAAGGGCCCCCTCAGCAGTGCCTGCTTCCGCTCAGGGCCGAGACTTTCCCTTCGATGACTGTGGCCGGGCTTTCACCTGCCTCCCTCTGGAAAGCCCCCAGGCTCCTGAGGAGGCCTTGGTGTGCAACCTGGACTGCCTGCTGGACATCATGACCTACCGGGTGAGGCTGGGCCCTCGCCACTCCTCCCCCACTCACTGCTTTGTTGGTTCAGGTGGGCAACTCCAGCAAAAGTTAGTTGTGGGGGCTCCTAGAGTAAGTCAGAGCTTCTGGAACTTGGTCATCTTAGAGGAAGGTGGctaggggctggggagggggtggcatgGCCCTCCGTGGGGTTCAGGAGGTccccagtccttcagcaacaggctGGGTTGTGGCTAGCAGAGCCATGGCTGCCTCAGGCTGTGgtgaacattttctctctctccctgcagctGGGCCCAGGCTGCCCACCAGGTGTGTGGGTCTGCAGCACCGACATGCTGCTCTCTGTTCCAGTAAACCCTGGTAAGCCTGCTGCAGCCCGGGGCTGCCTTCCCTGGTCACAGCGGGGGCGGGTTCCAcctgtcttgggaccctgcccctctgccctaTTGGGAAGGGAGGCCACAAGCTCTTGAGAATGAGGCCCAGACCCAGAGGCAGGGTTTCCCCTTCTGGGCCTTTATCTGCTTGTCTGTAGAATGGACGTACTCAGCCCTGTCCTTTCCTCTCCACGGGGCTTCAGGGAGGATGTTCGGGTGAGGAGGAGTTTGTTGTTCTCCCAGGAGACTGTCCGTTGGGCTTTGGAAATTGTTCTTCCTTTATAGGGGTGTGGGGTACACCACCCTGAGCTGTTGCCCCTTCTGGCTGGGAACTCCCTGCCTTGGGTTGTGCCCTCTGGGAGCCTCCTGACTGCCCTCACCCCACAGAAATCAGCTGGGATGGCTTCCGGGGAGCCAGAGTGATTGCCTTTCCAGGGAGCCCGACCTACGCCGTGGATCATGGTGTGTACCTCACCGACTCCCAGGTAGGGCCATTGGAGCAGCCGTGGGGGTGGTGAGCTGGCCTGTAACACGGTTCAATGTGTGTCCCAGTGAACGCTTGCTCTGAACAGTGTGGCGTGACCTTGAGCCTGAGGAGTTTCTTTCAGGGAACAGCTCTGGTACTCACTTACTCTTTTGCAAGAACTGCCCTTGGCGGTGCCAGCGACCGAGCTCTGTGCTCAGCTGCAAGGCTGTGGGGATGTTCAAAGCCTACTGTCTGCTGCTGGTGGTAGACTTGTCACTCgttcatgtgcctgtgtgtgtgctggtacCTGTCAGGCCTGTGTGGAGGACATGCTTCCTGATACCTCTGCCTGCACCTTCTTGCCCAGTCTACTTCCATACTCTTCTCCAATTCTGTCCCCATACAGGGCTTTGTGCTGGACATTTACTACCAGGGCACTGAGGCAGAGATACAGCGGTGTGTCAAGCCTGATGGGCATGTGCCCCTGGTATGGCTTCTGAGACTGGGTTGGAGGTCTTAAGGGCACCTTACAGACCGGGGAGGGGGGTTTGCCTGCCTTCCTGGGGCAGAGGCCCACTGCTTCCAGCAACTTCTGGggcaggctagagctggaatggGAGGGAGTCTTGGAACTGGCTCTCAGATGAGCAGGGGCAGTCAGAGTTTGAGGAAAAgcagggggtggagaggagggggCTTGGGATTCAGGATCTTGCCCCAAACCAGAAGGGGAGTGAGTGTGACTGTGACTGGGAGGGGCTCTAGAACCAGCCTTTTGGGGTGCTTCCAGAACGAGGGCCAACGGTGGAAATGGAGGGGAGGGATTTGGGACTGGACCCTGGGGAGGTGAAGTTGATACAGGAAGAGGCCTGAAAGTGGGAGTAGGGTCCCAGGAATTCTGAGTCAGGTCTATCCCCAGTTAGCTTGGAGTCTGGGTGCTGGGGCGACTTAGACAGCAGGAGCCCCTGCCTGGCGAGGTACGCAGCCTTACCTGGTGTCGCATCTTCGCTAGCCTGTGCACAGGGCCAGCCCAGGCTGTCCTTGCACTTGACTCTTGTGGGGGCCTCTCCAGGTTTCTGGCATCGTCTTCTTCTCTGTGGAGACTGCAGAGCACCTCCTGGCCACTCATGTGAGCCCGCCTCTGGatgcctgcacctacatgggtcTGGACTCCGGAGCTCGGCCTGTCCAGGTGAACTGGGGAGGGTGACCATGGGGGTTAACAACTGTGCAGATGGCACTGTCCTGCAGCTCAGACTTGGGAACATGGGGCCCCATTGTGACCTGCCAATAGCTGTGCTTCCTGTTCTCGCCCCAGCTGTCTCTGTTTTTTGACATCTTGCTCTGCATGGCTCGGAATGTGAGCAGGGAGGACTTCCTGGTGGGATGGCCCCCGGAGATGGGGCACGGTGACACAGCTGTGGCAGATTACCTACAAGGTGCCCGGGCCCAGTTGTGGCGGGAACTTCGAGATCAGCCCCTCACCATGGGTATGTCTTGATGACCTCCTAAAGTGAGGCTGCCTGCTTGCATTCTGGACCAGGCTTCCCAGCTGTGGACTGCACAGTGCCCCTCCCCCAAGCCAGAGCACCCCGTGGAGAGAGCTGTTTGCATCTTCCTTTTACCTCTTGCCTACTGTGCCTGCTTCCTACTGTGGGGATTAGGACAGATCACTGAACCCCagagcctcagttttcccatcaaCTCTAAGTGCCCGTTGCCATCCTGCCCTGTTGTGTGACGAGGGTGTGGCTACTGGCAGGGGCCAGCGTGGCtccccactcccattcccagagtCCACTCCCAGAGCCATAGTTGGCACAGTGGTGGCATCAGGGCTGGTGTCCTTGCAGCCTACATCCCTGAAGGCAGCTACAGCTACATGACCTCAAACAGTGACTTCCTGCTGAACTTTACACTGCCCAGAGGTCCCGGGGCCAAGATTGTCCACTCCCAGGTGGAGGTGAGCCCTGCTTACCCCTCCTGGGTACCTGCTGGGTGTTTGGGTTCCAgatgggctgtgggctgtggaaAAGGCTTAGTAAGtggcctggatgggaagctgaagaAGGCCTTTCTGTGGGGTTTGCTTGGGGATACAGGCCCGTCTGAAGTGATGGCCTGCACCACTGCTATGGGGTTCAGTTGGGGCACACAGAGTTAAGAGATAAGAGTTAAGAGGTAACCCTAAGGGCAGGGGTTGAAAGCGACTGGTGGGATGAGAAAGGCCTCAGTCTGTGGCTAGGGCAGGTCCTCAGAGGGATGGGGCTGGGAGAACAAGGGAGCCTTGAGGTTCTAAACCAAGATGTCGGGCTGCAGAGGAGTAGTGGGGTGGCCACGGCCCTTGTCCCTCACTCTCAtcatcttcctccctccctggcttcacaggagccagagctcctaGAGCCGGGGAGTTGTGTGGTCAGCTGCCTGCTGGAGGGCCCCATCCACTTGGGGTCTGGGAGCGTTCTGCAGCACTGTCATCTTCAGGTGAGGCTGAGGAGAGTGTAGAAGGGAGGGCAAGGGGAGAGGGGGCCCTTGGCCTGCATGTTCTGTGACATATGGGGTTGTTGTCCATCCAGGCTGTCTGCCCTCTTTCCCTGCTAGGGCCCCATGCACATCGGTTCTGGCTGCTTTGTGAGTGGGCTGGATGTGGCTCAGTCTGAGGCCTTGCGTGGCCTGGAGCTGCAGGACCTCATTCTGCAGGGACACCACACTCGGTTGCATGGCTACCCAAGCCAAGCCTTCACGCTCATTGGCCGACTGGACAGCTGGGAGGTAAATACCTTGCCTTCCATCCCCTCACTGCCCTGCAGCAAAATCTAGATTTTGAGGAACCCAGGCCCTATCACCACCCTACAGGCTTTCTGAATCCTGGCCTGAAGGAGAGGCTGGGAGGACCAGGGGACTAGGAGAGTCTCAGCAGCTGCCCTGTTTCCTTCCCAGGGAGGTTAGCAGGGTAGGGTTAGAGATGAACTTCAAAGAGGCAGGTGGTCCATCCTGGGCCACAGAGCCTATTGTGATGGACCAGGTCTCTGCTCCAGATGCCAGGTGCCAGGTGCCTGTGGTCAGGCTGTCAGGGTGGAAACTGTGTTTCCCTTAGTGCTCAtgtctttctccctgtccccACCCAGGCAGCTACTGGGCCTGTGGCCTGGTGTCCTCAGCCCCTTCCTGTGGGCCTTGCAGTGCTAAttgctttcttctcttctcctAGAGACCGGGCCCAGGCACATATCTCAACATGTCCTGGAGCGACTTCTTCCAGAAGACAGGCATACGGTACAGTGGGAAGCCACTACTGACCTCTGTAGACTTTGGTTGCCCTGGTGGCAGTTCTAGCACCCCCTCCGCCACCCCAATCATGCTCCTGGGCCTGGGATATCCCTTTCTCTTCAGACAACTCCAAATTCCTGATTGTGTTCAGACTTAGGGATTCCCCGGGGCTGGGATGAGGAGCAGAGCAGCATGAGATGGTCCAGTTATGCTATACCTGTCCTGTGCCTGGGGCTTGGGAAGGGGAGGGATCCTGGGCCTTTGTTCTCCTCACGTGCTGTCTCCCCACATCAGAGAATGGGATCTGTGGGACCCAGACACGCCTCCCGCACAGCGTGGCCTGCCCAGTGCTCGCCTCTTTCCCGTGCTCCACCCTTCAAGGACCCTGGGTCCCCAGGACATGCTGTGGATGCTGGACCCTAAGGAGCATGGCGGGGAGGCCCTGAGGACCTGGCGAGCCTCCTGGCGCCTGTCCTGGAAGCAGCTACAGCCGTGCTTGGACCGCGCGGCCACACTGACATCTCGTCGGGACCTGTTCTTCCGCCAGTCCTTGAGCAAGGCACAGCGCGTGCTGGAGGCCCGTCAGGACCTCAGCCTGCGCCCGCTGATCCAGGCTGCTGTCCGTGAGGGCTGCTCTGGGCCCCTGCTGGCCAAGCTGGACCAGGGTAAGCATGCTGGACTTTAGGACTGGGGATACAGACCAGAGCCACCTGCCTTTTGAACCATCAGCATAAGTGACCAGGGAGCCATGTGTCTCTGAGCAGTGAAAAGTTAACACTGGCATTTTTCCAGATGGTCAGGGGTTGAGCCTCTTgtcctgcaaacaccagcatatccactttaaattttacttttatttgaaaggtagagagacagagagaaattttccatccatatttcatttcccaaatacagaTAATAGCCAGGGtgaggccaggctaaagtcaggagcctggaactcgatCAAGGTGTCGTtccctgtgggaggcagggacctgaGTATCTGAGCTCCCACTCTGCTACTTCCCAGCTGAAATTGGAattagagctgggacttgaactcccaACATTTCAGTACGGGAGCAGGCATACCAGGTGAAGCTCAGAGCCTTGGCCTCCCAAGTGGCACTTCATCACCGTGGGCTGAGGAACACCACCCTTATTTAAGTCGCTCATCCTCAGCTTCCCGGCTGTGGTAGATGCTAAGACTTGAGCCCTGGTGGTTCAAAAGCCTGAGCTATGGGTGTCCTTACTGGGGACACAGGTGGACATCTGGGCGGAGCTGGCAGGATAACTTTCAGGCAGAGAGTAGGGGTGCACACTCAGGCAGGGATGCATTTGGGGCAGCAACCAGGAGTTATGAGGGGTCTGGAGTTTGTTTGGGAAGTGTGGGGCAGTCTCTAGGAACAGACAGCCTTGGGGACAGATCCCCTGTGCTGCTGACCCTAATTCTTGGTCTCTCAGTTGCAGCTGGAGCGAGAGACCCTGGAGTGGCTGCACGAGCACTGGCCTGTGTGGCAGACGTTCTGGGCTGTATGGCAGAGGGCCAGGGAGGCCTGCGAAGTGGGCCGGCGGCCAACCCTGAATGGACACGGTCCTTCTTATACCTGGAGTGCAGAGACCTGGCGAGGGGAGTAGAGGCACTTGCTCAGGAGAGGGACAAGTGGCTGAGCAGGTACTGAACACAGACAGACCTGAGGAGGCCCTATTATCCAGGAAGTGGGCTCTGATGGTGGAAGTCCAGACAGGGGTGGTCCCCCAGGGCAGTCAGGCTCCACAAACCACACAGTCTGCCCCTAGCCTGGGCTCCAAGTCAGGagctcctctttccttccttcttggcAGGCCAGCCTTGCTGGTGCGAGCTGCCCGCCACTATGAGGGCGCTGGACAGATCCTGATCCGCCAGGCTGTGATGACAGCCCAGCAGTTTGTCTCCAAAGAGCCAGTGGAGCTGCCAGCCCCTGGGCAGTGGGTGGTGGCTGACTGC
Coding sequences within it:
- the FCSK gene encoding L-fucose kinase; translated protein: MAQPRGVNWTVLVLTCQYKDSVQVFQKELEVRQKRQQIPAGTLVLAVEDPETRVGSGGATLNALLVAAEHLSARAGFTVVTADVLHLAWILILHMGRDFPFDDCGRAFTCLPLESPQAPEEALVCNLDCLLDIMTYRLGPGCPPGVWVCSTDMLLSVPVNPEISWDGFRGARVIAFPGSPTYAVDHGVYLTDSQGFVLDIYYQGTEAEIQRCVKPDGHVPLVSGIVFFSVETAEHLLATHVSPPLDACTYMGLDSGARPVQLSLFFDILLCMARNVSREDFLVGWPPEMGHGDTAVADYLQGARAQLWRELRDQPLTMAYIPEGSYSYMTSNSDFLLNFTLPRGPGAKIVHSQVEEPELLEPGSCVVSCLLEGPIHLGSGSVLQHCHLQGPMHIGSGCFVSGLDVAQSEALRGLELQDLILQGHHTRLHGYPSQAFTLIGRLDSWERPGPGTYLNMSWSDFFQKTGIREWDLWDPDTPPAQRGLPSARLFPVLHPSRTLGPQDMLWMLDPKEHGGEALRTWRASWRLSWKQLQPCLDRAATLTSRRDLFFRQSLSKAQRVLEARQDLSLRPLIQAAVREGCSGPLLAKLDQVAAGARDPGVAARALACVADVLGCMAEGQGGLRSGPAANPEWTRSFLYLECRDLARGVEALAQERDKWLSRPALLVRAARHYEGAGQILIRQAVMTAQQFVSKEPVELPAPGQWVVADCPARVDFSGGWSDTPPLAYELGGAVLGLAVRVDGRRPIGARARRILEPELCLAVGPQQDEMAMKIVCRSLDDLQDYCQPHAPGALLKAAFICAGIVDVHSELSLSEQLLRTFGGGFELHTWSELPHGSGLGTSSILAGAALAALQRAAGQAVGTEALIHAVLHLEQVLTTGGGWQDQVGGLMPGIKVGRSKAQLPLKVEVEEIAVPKGFVQKLNDHLLLVYTGKTRLARNLLQDVLRSWYARLPAVVQNAHSLVRQTEECAEAFRQGMLHLLGQYLTSYWEQKKRMAPGCEPLAVRRMMDVLAPYVHGQSLAGAGGGGFLYLLTKEPQQKEVVEAVLAKTEGLGNFSVHLVEVDSQGLRLTLPRSEAFL